The Impatiens glandulifera chromosome 3, dImpGla2.1, whole genome shotgun sequence genome contains a region encoding:
- the LOC124931194 gene encoding ubiquitin carboxyl-terminal hydrolase MINDY-1-like — translation MGYLEVMHKTKLIQFLGRTTPIILQNDNDNGSSPLLAICNVLLLKNSLNLEPDTAEVSQEMLLSLVAQRLIDSNSNANNKNVGFLANQQRNVADAIDLLPRLASGIDLNIKFRRIDDFEFVRERAIFDLLEIPLYHGWIVNPQEVDTLNAIGSRSHKTLRRELLALEAWNASHPYREDSDEDTVDFVAATTAALGVPSPSISRCISFDASPHNIRTWEMEEEAKLLGALNLSEPESSPASVIDQQEHLTDNGSISPDKISQETVNESRIPDEEISKGHVRKPLTCRTDIRGEQCAEKAESCNFSFHDSEPMYEGEECVLNPTTAQDQEPQYEGEIILAELSAKSSKAEITPREGELIRNFFGYSDTQLTLYGFFCLQNGLKEHEICVFFRNNHFHTMFRFNGELYILATHQVYYDQPDVVWEHLNEVNGNTVLLTADFEEFKAQK, via the exons ATGGGTTATCTCGAAGTGATGCATAAGACGAAGTTAATTCAGTTTCTTGGACGTACTACACCTATCATTCTTCAGAATGACAATGACAATGGTTCAAGTCCTCTCCTCGCCATAT gtaATGTTTTGTTATTGAAGAACAGCTTGAACCTTGAACCAGATACTGCTGAAGTTTCACAGGAGATGTTACTTTCACTTGTTGCTCAACGGTTAATTGATTCAAATAGCAATGCTAAT AATAAGAATGTTGGGTTTCTCGCAAATCAACAGAGAAATGTTGCTGATGCTATTGATTTGTTGCCTCGGCTAGCTAGTGGAATTGATCTAAACATTAAATTCAGGAG GATTGATGATTTTGAATTTGTTCGTGAGCGTGCAATATTTGATCTTTTGGAAATTCCTTTATATCATGGTTGGATAGTTAATCCCCAG GAGGTTGACACTCTTAATGCAATTGGATCAAGATCCCATAAGACTCTTAGGAGGGAGCTTCTTGCACTTGAGGCGTGGAATGCATCTCATCCATATAGAGAAGACTCCGATGAAGATACAGTCGACTTTGTGGCTGCAACAACTGCCGCTCTCGGAGTTCCTTCTCCATCCATTTCGAGGTGTATATCTTTTGATGCCTCCCCACATAATATAAGAACATGGGAAATGGAGGAAGAAGCAAAGCTATTGGGGGCCTTGAATTTATCGGAACCTGAATCATCACCTGCTTCTGTAATTGACCAGCAAGAACATCTCACGGATAATGGTTCCATTTCACCCGACAAGATTAGTCAGGAAACTGTAAATGAAAGTCGAATACCCGATGAAGAGATAAGTAAAGGACATGTAAGAAAACCATTGACATGTAGAACAG ATATCAGAGGAGAACAATGTGCAGAAAAGGCTGAAAGTTGTAACTTTAGTTTTCATGATAGCGAGCCTATGTATGAAGGAGAGGAATGTGTATTGAACCCGACAACAGCTCAGGATCAGGAACCTCAATATGAGGGAGAGATTATTCTTGCAGAACTATCAGCCAAAAGTTCAAAAGCTGAAATTACTCCAAGGGAAG GGGAGCTGATCAGAAATTTTTTTGGTTACAGTGATACTCAATTGACATTATATGG GTTCTTTTGTTTACAAAATGGACTGAAAGAACATGAGATTTGTGTGTTTTTTCGCAACAATCACTTTCACACAATGTTCAGG TTTAATGGAGAACTGTATATTTTGGCTACACATCAAGTTTATTATGATCAACCTGATGTTGTATGGGAGCATCTAAATGAG GTTAATGGAAATACAGTTTTATTAACGGCTGATTTCGAGGAATTTAAG GCACAGAAATAA
- the LOC124930778 gene encoding homeobox protein HD1, with translation MMMGSGVGVGGGGGGGGGLSDLTAADAHRGHLKAEIATHPLYDQLLAAHVGCLRIATPIDQLPLIDAQLSQVPHILRSYASQQIHPISHHDRQELDNFLAQYLFVLCSFKEQLQQHVRIHAVEAVMACREIEQTLQALTGISPGEGTGATMSDDEDELMLTDFSLDPSSGVESHDMMGFGPLLPTESERTLMERVRQELKIELKQGFKSKIEDVREEIMRKRRAGKLPGDTTSVLKNWWQQHAKWPYPTEDDKAKLVEETGLQLKQINNWFINQRKRNWHSNSQSATTLKSKRKR, from the exons ATGATGATGGGTAGTGGCGTCGGCGTCGGCGGCGGTGGTGGAGGTGGTGGTGGGTTAAGCGATTTAACGGCGGCGGACGCTCATCGCGGCCATCTGAAAGCTGAAATCGCAACTCATCCTTTGTACGATCAACTTCTAGCTGCTCATGTTGGTTGTCTTCGAATCGCAACACCGATTGATCAACTTCCATTGATAGATGCTCAACTTTCACAAGTTCCTCATATTTTAAGATCTTATGCTTCTCAACAGATTCATCCTATTTCTCATCATGATAGACAAGAACTTGATAATTTTCTg GCACAGTATTTATTTGTTCTTTGTTCTTTTAAAGAACAATTGCAGCAACATGTCAGAATTCATGCTGTTGAAGCGGTTATGGCTTGTCGTGAAATTGAACAGACCTTACAAGCTCTTACAG GAATAAGTCCGGGCGAAGGAACAGGTGCTACCATGTCGGACGATGAAGATGAATTGATGCTGACTGATTTCTCGTTAGATCCCTCCTCCGGTGTGGAGTCGCATGACATGATGGGCTTCGGCCCATTGCTTCCAACTGAATCCGAGAGAACCCTAATGGAGAGAGTTCGTCAAGAACTCAAGATCGAGCTCAAAcag gGTTTCAAATCGAAGATAGAGGATGTAAGGGAGGAGATCATGAGAAAACGAAGGGCGGGGAAGTTACCCGGGGACACCACTTCTGTTCTCAAGAATTGGTGGCAACAACATGCCAAATGGCCTTATCCAACT GAAGATGATAAGGCGAAACTAGTAGAAGAGACGGGATTGCAATTGAAGCAAATAAACAATTGGTTCATAAACCAAAGGAAACGCAATTGGCATAGCAACTCTCAATCCGCTACAACCCTTAAGTCCAAACGCAAACGGTAG